The window TATCTAACCCGAGGAGCCTATTATAGAAGCAGATTTAGGATTTCTAGAATGAGCGTACCCTAAATAAAGGAGAAGAAAACACTTAACTTGaatattttttcttatataaAAAACACATTGATTAATAGAGAAATATTGGAGCAACGGTAAATTAGTTATCTTCGCATAACTTACATGTTACAAGTTCAAGCCGTAGAAACAACCACTAATGTTTGCATTAAGATAGACTGGTTATTGTacattggtcaaaatctgaccgtcaCGGTCGAACTGACCAACGTCCCACCTAAGTGACCGGGCAGTGAAAGATAACACAACCCATTCTACGTCCCTTTCCCGACACCCATCGAGTCGGAAAGAGCAATGCCTAAAAGGACGACCAAGACACACTGGAGGCGAGAGAGCGTCAGGCCAAGTAAATGGCCAAGGTGCCATGGCTATATATAGTAGGGGAAAACCTTCGATTAAAGAGAGAGGTTCCCTCCACTTTTCTCTCTCCCAAGCTCTCTTCTTGTCATCTTGATAGGAAAGAAGTAATCTACAGAAGAACATGTAAAGCTATCTCTCCCATCGATCGATGGGGGTCAATATTGAATTTCAATAAGATCGTTTATATCTTCTTCGTCCTATATACAATTCATACTATTAGCCCTTTGATCTGGAATTTATTATGcctgactaagatttaccccttcatcttctttgattgatttgttcaaaaaggtttcgaTATCTTTTGAGTTAAACAATTTGGCActgtctgtggggatttcttagtgaaatttcctagtctctcccagatcaaagacaagaaatACGATCACCCACCAAAAAGAGTGCGAAGGAAAAACCCAACCCATGCGAGACAAAAGCACAGCACGGTAGAGGGAGGAGAGCCGAGTAGAATCGACAAACTTAGAAATCTTCGCCCCATCAACCATCGAAATGCCAAACAAGACGAACAGCGTTACCAACCTGTTCTCCCCCATTGGAACACCGGGTAGGGGCAAGGAAAGTATCATTTTAACTCACCTTCTGCTCTTTGCTCAAGAAGGAACACAAAAGCCGCGTGGACTAGCGAGTAAAGAAGCATCTCAATAAAAGAATGAAAAACTACTACGAAATAACCAAAACACCGCCCGCTGGTGACACCTCCAAGCCGGAAGGCAGAAGTCAGACAAGGAAACTACAATGTGTGCGCAGAACGAACCTAAGCGAAATAGCGACGTTTTCTATTCTCCAACGTTGCAACCCCTGATGCAAGCAATGTCAAACGAACTGGGACTCTCCCAGAAAATGTTTGGCACTCCGAAAACTGGGACTGACtccgggttactatttcgataagttcgaaataacaccctttaaggccaaaggccttcgccaaaaaagaagagttcgacctcaattgaacgatgacgggttactattttgataagttcgaaataacaccctttaaggccaaggaccttcgccaaaaaaagaagagttcaacctcgatcgaacgacgacaggttactatttcgataagttcgaaataattccctttaaggccaagggctttcgccaaaaaagaagagttcgaccttgatcgaacgaggatgggttactatttcgataagttcgaaataacaccctttaagggcaaggtccttcgccaaaaaagaagagtttgacctcgatcgaacgacgacgggttattattttgataagttcgaaataacaccctttaaggccaagggccttcaccaaaaaaataaaagtttggcctcgatcgaacgacgacgagtaactatttcgataagttcgaaataacaccctttaaggccaagggccttcgccgaaaaagaagagttcgacctcgatcgaacgacgacaggttactatttcaataaattcggaataacaccctttaaaaccaagggccttcgccgaaaaagaagagttcaaactcgatcgaacgacgacgggttactatttcaataagttcgaaataatactctttaaggccaagggccttcgccaaaaaagaagagttcgacctcgatcgcacgacaacgggttactatttcgataagttcaaaataacatcctttaaggccaagggccttcatcGAAAAAGAAAAGtgtgacctcgatcgaacgacgacaagttactattttgataagttcgaaataacacccttaaggccaagggcctttgccaaaaaagaagagttcaacctcgatcgaacgacaacgggttactatttcgataagttcgaaataacaccctttaaggccaagggccttcaccaaaaaagaggagttcgacctcgatcgaacgacaacggttTACTATGTTGATAAATTCgaaaaggccaagggccttcgccaaaaaagaagtgttcgtcctcgatcgaatgacgacgggttactatttcgataagtttggaaaggccaagggccttcaccaaaaaagaagagttagatCTCAattgaacgatgatgggttactattttgataagttcgaaataacaccctttaaggccaagggccttcgccaaaaaagaagattcgacctcgatcgaacggcgacggattactattttgataagttcgaaataacaccctttaaggctaagggcctttgccaaaaaataagagttcgacctcgatcaaacgacaacgggttactatttcgataagttcaaaacgccaaaaaagaagagtttgacctcgatcgaacggcgacgagttactatttcgataagttcgaaataacaacctttaaggccaagggccttcgccaaaaagaagagttcgacctcgatcgaatgacaacggtttactattttgataagttcgaaataacaccctttaatgccaagggccttcgccaaaaaagaggagttcgacctcaatcgaacgacgacgggttactatttcgataagttcgaaataacaccctttaaggccaagggcctttgccaaaaaataagagttcgacctcgatcgaacgacgacaagttactattttgataagttcgaaataacaccctttaaggccaagggccttctccaaaaaaaagagttcgacctcgatcggatgacgacgagttactattttgataagttcaaaataacatcctttaacgccaatggccttcgccaaaaagaagaagttcgactcaatcgaacgatgacgggttaatatttcgattaGTTTGAAATGataccctttaaggtcaagggccttcacCCAAGAAGGAAGtgcaacctcgatcgaacgacgacgggttactatttcgataagttcgaaataacaccctttaaggccaatgacCTTCGCCCAAGAGGAGAGTTAAGGCCATAAGCCATCGCCAATGAGAAAGTGCGAAATATTCCTAAGGCCAAGAATCATCAGAAAGTGCAAAAACTGGGACTCGTCGTGAGGGAATCTATCTCGCATCGAAATCACGCGAAACGAAAGCAAGAGTAGAATACAAGACAAATAACAGCAAAAAATTCTCCTTTATACAAAATCTCCGTGCAAATGGTCGCGGGTTACATAAGACCCAAGTCAATAATCTAAAAAAAACAAACTACaacaaagggaaaaaagaaaaaaggaacaaCGACAATCGACTTCGAACGAAAATTTGGGAATAAAACAACAAACGGAAAACATATCAATATCACTATCCCTCTACTCTGCCTCATCATAGCCACCCTCTCCACTGCCATCTTCGGGAAGCTCTCCTTCGGCGTCTGTGCCCCCATTAGCTTCTGCTATCGCAGCATCATAGCCGCAATTGATGCGAGCCTCCCGCGCTTTCACTCGCGCCTCTTCATATGCAGCCTCAGTCACAGTGCCCGCCTCCCACAAACTCTTGTATATATCCCGCTGGGCTTTGACATAAACCCAAAGCTCGTGCATGTGGTGGGGAACGACGGTGGAGGAAGATTCAATCTAAGCCAACAGTCTCCTATTTTCTGCCTCTAGTGCTGTGACCCGGTCTCCCAGAACCGATGCCTCTTGATCAATCCCGCTAATGCGCTCCTCAAGCCTTGCCTCCATAAGGGTAGTCGTCGCTCTCTCCGACTCCTGCTCGGACTGGAGGACGTGGATAGTGTTCTCCAGGGCCGCTTCCCTCGCCGAAGCCGCAGACCAAGCACTCTCGATGCTCTCCAACCCAACAACCTTGTTCTCCAGCTCAGTCAATTTCCCCATCCATTCCGCACTCAACAACTCGACCTTGATCAAATTCTGATCCATCTCCGACTGCATTGACCTCAATTTCTCCTGCAGATGCTCGCACTCTATGACGACCCCCTTGCCCAACTCGAGCTGCTCGTCCTTTATTCGAAGTTGCTCCTCAAGCACACTCCTATTGTGGATAGCTTGCATCAATTCCTGGTCCATTTTCTCCAACTCCTCACCAAGAGCCTGATTACCGGGGTTTGCCTTCAGCCGCTCATGCATCTCGCGACACTTGTCGTGGTAGCGACAATATTTCTCTAACATCTTCTAGAAAATCTTGGCCCGAAATTGGCCCTGCGAATGCTTTCCATTTCCACCAGATACATCTAAAAAATGTAAAGACGGATTAGAATCGTATCACCAAGAAAGGCGAGGGAAAACGAAAGTAAACGTAATAACCCTTAAGCCCATAGCAGCCACCTCATCCATTAAATCAACATCAGGAACGGACCGAAGGGCCGCATTCTTGACTACGAAGCATATCATGCTGAACTGTGGCACCAGATCCTCCATGTCCACCAAGAGATTGACATCCGAAGGGATCTCAAGGATACGGGTCGAGCCTCTCGCACGAACCACCGAGTGAGTAAGGCCCTCCTCAAACATCCTGACATCATCAGGGTCGAGGTCTGATTCGAATTCGTAATCATCGACCACCACGCCTTTTCCTCTTTCAGCAGCTGAAGAGGAAACACGACCAACTGCAGAGGATGAGAGTACGTTCGAAACTACAACGACGACCCCAGAAGTCTAACCTTCTGCCATGATAGGTTGCTGACCACCGACAATGGTAGGAATCTCTGCTTGAGCCAAGACAACGACTGGTTCCGTCCCTACGGGGGGAGCCACGACAACCCCCTCTCTAGATCCCGTCGTAGAAGATTCGTCTATTTGAATCACTGTTGGGGGCAAGATCTCAAACTCCACTCGTTGTTACTTCGATGGCCTCTCTTCTTCCCCAGTAGACGGCTTCACCCATTGGGTGAGTGATACGGGTCGGAATTTCGGCCTGAGAAGCGACCCTCGCAGGAGTAACCACGACCGCAGACTCAACTAAAGAGTCCCTTGATGAAGGTCGGGCAGTGGGTACCGCGATAGGGTGAGCAGAGGAAGCTGGCTGCCGGAAAGCTAACAGAGAATCCCTCACTCTCCGCACCCTCCCTGATATCAATGAACAACACGTGAAGAATTAAATACAAAGGAAAATAGAAGCGAATAGAAACTACATCTTACAAAAAAGAGGCTTGCGCCCGTTCTTGTCATAGAAAGTTGCCTACGTGCGGACCCCCTCCGTATGAGGGAGAATAACACTCATCCACTCACGGATATTTTTGACAGGCGGAGGGAGCAATTTCTCAGCTGCAAAAACAAAATAGGGTTTAGTGCTTTAACGGAAAATGGTCGGATATACCTCCGGCTAAAAACATgagacttacgtgcaaagttccgtTTCTTAGGGAACCCCGTCGGATAAGCCACAATGTGTTCAGTCCGCACATAGAAGTACTTCTCATAAAAACGACGGTTAGTCCTATCGTCCATTTTCACCACCAGACTTTTCGACCCCCGAGGATGCATGTGAAGCATCGTGCCGCGGATGAGTTGAGGGGCGAAGATACTGAGTAGATGGTCCAAAGTGATCTCACAACTGGCGAGTTCCACAAATTTGAGCAACATAAGGAACAACTTGTACAGGTACGACGAAAGTTGGGCGGGGCATACGTCATAAAAATGACAGAAGTCTACCACTAGGAGAGGGAGAGGAAGTGTATATCCAATAAGGAAGGGGTAGGCGTAAAATACACAGTACCCAGGATGGTCAAAATAAACAATGTCTTTTCCTACTGCCGGTCGCATGTCGACGTAGCCGGGGATCCCCCACCTGGTTTTCAACTCTGCAATGTCTGCTTCTCTTTAGAACAGAAGGGATAGGCTCCGACTCCACCCCGGCGCGACTGCTGAAGTTGGTCAGTTCTCTCCCAGGGCGAGGCAAAATCTCAACTATCGACGGGACCTCATTGTCTTCCACTGCATCTACCCCTCCGGTGGCCTGAGCAGCACTTTCCGGTGCCGGAATTGTGGCAGGGAGATCGGTGCGAGAGGAATCATCAGCCATTTTGTCCAGAAAATGCGGCAAAAAGACATCGGAAAGAAAGGATGGAGATTTTCAGTTAATTAAGGGCAAACGAAAACTTGGAGTGTCACAAAGAAAGTATACCTGCAGAATACTCTAGAGTAAAAGGCAAAAGAGTATGTCAATCGAATGATAAATTCcctctatttataagagacataaatccCTCGAGCACGAAACCTAAGAGTCGCTAATCGAATTTGATAGGGCACGAAACATTTCAGTTCCCCAGGAATGTGTGTCATAATGGCGGTAACCACGAAATAGCGGTTCGATGCCAGAACGTTTCGGTTCCGAAATGGCCGCAACAGTTCGCGGGTATCGAAAGAATGCCACCATCTCACGTAAAACTCGAGTAATGTTACTAAGGAACGAGAAGTCAGATTTCGCTCGAATTCATAGCAATCATGATCCGTCTGCCGAGCCCGATAGAGGACAACCCCGACAAACGGAgtgactaactgtattggtcaaaatttgaCCGTCACGGTCGAACTGACTAACGTCCCGCCTAAATGACCGGGCAGTGAAAGATAACACAACTCACTCTACGTCCCTTTCCCGACACCCATCGAGTCGGAAAGAGCAATGCCTAAAAGGACGACCAAGACACACCGGAGGTGAGAGAGCGTTAGATCAAGTAAATGGCAAAGGTGCCATGGCTATATATAGTAGGGGAAAACCTTCGATTAAAGAGAGAGGCTCCCCCCACTTTTCTCTCTCCCAAGCTCTCTTCTTGTAATCTTGATAAGAAAGAAGTAATCTACAGAAGAACATGTAAAACTATCTCTCCCATCGATCGATGGGGGTCAATGTTGAATTTCAATAAGATCGTTTACATCTTCTTCGTCCTATATACAATTCATACTATTAGCTCTTTGATTTAGAATTTATTATGCCTGACTAAGAttttaccccttcatcttctttgattgatttgttcaaaaaggttttgaTATCTTTTGAGTGAAATAGTTATATCACACCCTTTGGAGTGCGATTCTTCCTTAAATAATCTTGTGTGAATACGGAATACTTTATGTACCAGACTGCCCTACGTAAAAAAAAAACACATTGGTTGCTTGTTGGTTTAGTTATACTGTCTTCTCAAAACCTCCCCAAATAGGCCGGACACCGATTTCTATTGGTCAGTAGAGGCATAGTTATTCCTTGTTAATTCAAATTATTTCATTTGAAGAAGTATTTTAATACCTTGAATTATATGATACAGTGGATATACCTTGAAAAGGGAACACTTTCCTCAATATTAAACATAAATAGAGTGTGGTCCATAATGGACTAATCGTTACTAGAAGGTGCTCTTTTGATTTGAAAACACAAGAAAGAGTATTAAAACCTGTTTGGTTCGGTTTCGTAAGGCCTAAAAGGGAAGTGGTTGATAAGCAACTGTTTCTATTTCTTTACTCCGTTGCTATTATCCTATTCGTCCAACTTCgttaattccttttttttttttctttcaacttcATTGGTTCCTTTgacattttcttttttgttattggacatataaaataatcaaaacttttttttgttacactactTGGGCCTCACGTTACCCATTTGGGCCGAGACACATCCGATGATGTTTGGGCTCACCTTTCTCCCTTCTAATATATAGCCggacatttgcatctatacccgctttttgtgtcacattttaaattgtgcccgctttgcaaaaaaatttgcattcgtacccgctttttcgcataactttaGCACAcgaggctgaagtagcaaagacaatcacgcaaaacttcacattctagtagccgggcctgaagttcagctctagagctgaagtttatACGTTGAAGTTTTTGTCTTTGTAACATCCATAACTATCAAATATCTTTTGCCTTTTAATTTTCTATATAACTGCTCTAATAATTGGTCATAGCTCTTGTCATGATATACTGCCGTCACATCAGAAGTACCAAAGCTTAAAACATTTATAAGAATTTCTCTTGCATCATATTCTTGAGAAATAGTAACCCATGAAGAAACATCAAAACGAAATAATACTGATGGATTATATTGCTAAAAATTTATCTAGCAAGAGCTCCCGTGCTTGCCCAATGAGTTGATCTCTTATGTCGTTGAAGTCATCCTCCATGCCAACGAGAGTAATATCCTCAGTATATTTGATTTAGCTtcattaatcaaagagaacaATGTTGAAGTCATcgttgtagaagaagaaaaaagaaaatgaaggaggagaaGGGAGAGGAGAAAGAgagttgaaattgtttaaaaagtgggtacaagttaaaagttttttaaaaaataggtaTAGATTAAataggggcgaccaaatagggcgccccgtgcaatttttactatATAGCCGTTCCGCTTCCTTAcattttcaaaattcaaatttagTCCTCATTCCGCAAATATCTCTTAAATAATGCCCTTTTCCACAACGGCACCGATCCCTTCAACAAACCCTATATAAACCATCGTATTCTCTCCCCTTTTTCAAATCAAAAGCCCAAACCCTTCCGCCATCACTCTTTTCTCTACCCCACTGCTCCAGTTCTGCGTATATATATACACTGTACCGCTTAGTTATATATACATTTTCCCTTGATTTTATTGATTCATCGGAAGCGAAAATGTCGCTGAGACCGAGTGCGAGGACGGAGGTTCGTCGGAACCGGTATAAGGTAGCCGTGGATGCGGAGGAAGGAAGGCGTAGGAGAGAGGATAACATGGTTGAGATTCGTAAGAATAGGAGAGAGGAAAGCTTGCAGAAGAAGCGACGTGAAGGTCTTCAGCCGGATCAGCTACATAATGTTCCTGTTCAGACAGCCTCTGGCGAAAAGGTGGAAAATAGATCTGTATTTTTCATTTCCTTATGTTTTATCGACTAGTACTGTTAGATTAAGTTTCTGATTTTATTGAATATTGACCTTTCCTGATTTTCTATCAGTTAGAACATTAACTTATGATTTCCTTGATTTTCATCATGTATTTGTCTGTTTGGTGAAATTTAGGATTTTCCTAGTAGTATTTTTCTGAACATGGATAGATATAATGAATAACGATTTTCTGTTGAGTTGTCGTTAAGCTTTTGACAAACATGTATTGACTTGCTATGAAGTGTTTTCGAATGTTTATGTTTGGTCGTTGTTGACTTGTTTGTAAATATATGCCCAAACGATGAGTGAGGTGTTGTATAGATTTGAATATTCGTTTTGTACTAGACTGTGACTTCTTCCAAGTATCCATTGGTTTGTTTATATCTGCACGTGAAAACAGTTGCATGGTTTTGTGAAGCGTATTGAATATATTGGTTTTGCAACAAAGTTTTGTTGTATCGATCTACAATACTTGGAATATATTGTACTCTTTTCTTCATTTGTAGCTACTGATGTTTGTTTCAAATGCCTTTATTTTGCAGTTAGAGATGATACCACAATTGGTTGCAGGTGTTTGGGGCGAAGATGGCAATGTACAGCTTGAGGCTACTTCTTATTTCAGAAAAATGCTCTCAATCGGTAACCATTGTTATGTAGATACAAATATTCCTGTTTTTATTGCCGAGTTTTCTGGTGGTTTCTTACCCAGTAGACATATTTTTCGATTTTGGTAACTATACAGAAAGGAGTCCCCCAATAGCGGAAGTAATTCAAGCTGGTGTAGTTCCTCGTTTTGTTCAATTTCTAATGAGAGATGACTTTCCACAGCTTCAGGTGCTAAACCCCTCCACTACTTGCATTATCCTTGTATCGTCCTGCAAGATAGATAGTCTGACTACGAATTTCCTTGTATCTATCAACATTACTCAGTTTGAGGCAGCTTGGGCTCTCACAAATATTGCATCTGGAACATCTGAGCATACAAAGGTGGTAATTGATTCTGGTGCAGTCCCAAGTTTTGTGAAACTTCTTGGTTCTCCTAGCGATGATGTCCGAGAGCAGGTATACACGAAAAAATAGATTAAATTTTGTTCATAGTTATTTATAATGGATTTGTCTTGTCCTTGCTCTTCTTCTATTATACTTCTGAGGTATGCAATAATATTTGTATTTCTGGTTCTGACAACATGACTTTTTCATCATTTAGGCTGTGTGGGCTCTAGGAAATGTTGCTGGTGATTCACCAAAATGCCGTGATCTAGTCCTTAGCTGTGGTGCTTTGGCTCCCTTGTTGGCCCAATTTAACCCAAATGCCAAGCTATCTATGCTGAGAAATGCCACTTGGACACTTTCAAATTTCTGTAGAGGGAAGCCACAACCTTCTTTTGATCAGGTGTGTCCTAAACGCTTGATTTATTTGTTGATCAGTGATCAATGATACATACTTTTAATAGTAGTCATATTAGTCCTTGCTGATGAGGAATGAGCGAGGAGTTCCATTTCCCTTATCATGTGTAATACTGTGGGAGGTTGTTCCTTCCCTCATTTCTTAATAGCTTAtagcaaataaaatacaaatgcccCGAGTTGAATTTAGGTGAAGTTGTTTCATTGGACAAAGCAGGATTTTTTTTTCAAGACTGTAACAAACCACCAGGTTGTCCTAGATGCATTTTACCTGTTACAGTCTTCTTTTTCAAGCAATTAATAATTTACTGATTTTGTCGAAAACTAAAGATGGGTTTTCTGAACAAAAGCAGTGGAAACTTCTATCTATTTATTGTTTGAATAGCGTTAAGACACATTACTACGATTTCCTTTTCTACATATGTATGTTTTTAAGTTATTGTTTTATGATATGTAAGACACGTTAGCCCAACTTTTTCCGTCTTCATTTTAAGACTTTTTTATCCCTTAGGTGTGGTCGATCGAAATTGACatttactccctccatttcaatagATACATGACATGTGTCTTGCATATGAACTTCAATCATTTAACCATGGTAAATTATATGCATTCTCATCTAATTGAATTAATTAACCATAGTGAGTTAATATAGTTTGGTGTAAACACCCGGTGTGGGTACGTATTTTGTGTGGCACATATATATGAGGCACATATATATGCATTCTCATCTAATTGAATTAATTAACCATTGTGAGTTAATATAGTTTGGTGTAAACACCCGGTGTGGGTAAGTATTTTGTGTGGCACATATATATGAGacacatattttgtgtggctataaatcattgcataaaggtaaattatttccaaatatggGAAGGGGTCATTcattttggcacggactaaaaaggaaataggttcacataaattgaaacagagggaataTAATTTATTATCCAAAGTATAAAAGAAACATGTTATTTGGAAAATGAATGAAACGAACATGTTATGAGGAACAAATGTTGAGGAAACTGGAAGCTATGCCTCTCATAATTTGTAAACTGGATGTACAGACAAGGCCTGCTCTTCCAGCTCTTCAACAGCTAATACATTCGACCGATGAAGAAGTTTTAACTGATGCATGCTGGGCACTCTCATATCTTTCCGATGGTACAAATGATAAAATTCAAGCTGTTATTGATTCTGGAGTATGTCCCCGACTGGTTGAGTTGTTAGGGTAAGTACCCTGATTTTTTTAGTGTACTTCTGGGTTATCGAGTTCTATAATTATTATCTTTCTCACTGATGGGTGGCATTTGTATGTCCTGATCTTAATTattgtttttcatatttttagtcaTCCTTCTCCATCGGTGCTGATTCCTGCTCTAAGGACAGTTGGAAATATTGTCACCGGAGATGATATGCAAACTCAGGTATTTGTTagaataatttttcagtttataCAAATAATGTCTGCCTTGCGTTCGTAGTAGTCCTTGGCTCTTCCAGCGCATGATTGCTGAatgtatgttttttttttccatttcctATGGTTTAATCTGCATCAAGCAGCATTACATTTATGTTTGTCCTCTCTACTTGATGTCTGCCTCAATCAGTTTATACAAATAATGTCTGCCTTGCGTTCGTAGTAGTCCTTGGTTCTTCCGGTGCATGAT of the Nicotiana tabacum cultivar K326 chromosome 7, ASM71507v2, whole genome shotgun sequence genome contains:
- the LOC107830278 gene encoding importin subunit alpha-2 — its product is MSLRPSARTEVRRNRYKVAVDAEEGRRRREDNMVEIRKNRREESLQKKRREGLQPDQLHNVPVQTASGEKLEMIPQLVAGVWGEDGNVQLEATSYFRKMLSIERSPPIAEVIQAGVVPRFVQFLMRDDFPQLQFEAAWALTNIASGTSEHTKVVIDSGAVPSFVKLLGSPSDDVREQAVWALGNVAGDSPKCRDLVLSCGALAPLLAQFNPNAKLSMLRNATWTLSNFCRGKPQPSFDQTRPALPALQQLIHSTDEEVLTDACWALSYLSDGTNDKIQAVIDSGVCPRLVELLGHPSPSVLIPALRTVGNIVTGDDMQTQCIINHQALPCLLVLLNGNHKKSIKKEACWTISNITAGNKEQIQCVIEAGVFGPLVNLLQNAEFEIKKEAAWAISNATSGGTNEQIKYLVSQGCIKPLCDLLVCPDPRIVTVCLEGLENILKVGDVENLGEAGNINVYAQMIDDADGIEKIENLQSHDNQEIYEKAVKILETYWLEEDDETMPPGDATHQGFQFGGGNVSVPSGGFNFN